The following DNA comes from Mycobacterium sp. MS1601.
CACGTGCGGGGAGATGATCCCGGGGATGGCGATGGAGGCCCGGATCGCCGCGTCCACCGGCCCGCGCTGCAGCCACACGGACCGGCCCGCGATCAGGTCCGTCGACACCGCCGTGTACGGGATGGGCAGTTGCTCGATGGTGACGTCGCCCAGGATCTCGCGCACCGAATCGAGGATCTTCTCGGCGCGCAGCACTCCGGCGGCGCTGATCGACGGGTCCAGCAGGCGAAGCACCGCGCGTTGGGTCAACGACAGCGCCCAGTCGGTGTAGTCGTCGAGCTTGCCGGCCGCGTAGACGCCGCCCACCAGCGCACCCATCGAGGACCCCGAAATGCCGACGATCTCGTGTCCGCGTTCGAGCAGTTCGTTGATCACCCCGATGTGGGCGTAACCCCGAGCCCCACCACTGCCAAGGCACAGCGCCATCCGCATGGCTACATTGTGTCGTGGTTGGCCTCGACGGTGACGGGTAACCCTGGTGTCTGTGATCGGAAAAGTGCGTTCTGTGGTGCTCGACTGCAAGAGTCCGCGACTGCTCGCCGCCTTTTACGCCGAAGTCCTCGGAGGTGCTGTCGAGATCTCCGACGAGACCTGGGTGGTGCTCAACACACCCGACGGGCTCCGGCTGGCATTCCAATTGGCCCCCGAACACGAACCGCCTGTGTTTCCCGACCGGCGCGGCACTCAGCAGTTCCACTTGGACATCGAGGTGCGCGATGTCGAGGAAGCGCAGGCGAAAGTGCTGGCGCTCGGGCATCTCGGGTGACCGACGCAGAGGACGAGACCGACTTCCGGGTCTTCCGAGACCCGGCCGGGCACACGTTCTGCCTGGTGTTCAACCTTTGATCACCGGCAGCAGAAGCCGCGGCTGGCGGTTCTGTCCCCAGTGCAGTGTGCACGTGCCGCGAGGGCCGCGGGCGTAGCGGGCGGGAAGTTGGCCGGTCAGCGGGTTGACCGGCCACAGCCAACGGCCCGCGACCACCACTCGCAACTGGTCGCCCGCGCGGAACAGCGTGGACGACGGCCCCAGCGCTATGTCGACCTGCACCACCTCACCCGGCTGCAGCGGCTTCGGGGTCTGATAGCTGGGCACCGGTTCGGACGGGGTGGAGGCTTCGGTGTCAAGGGTCCGCATCGACGCCTTCAGCCAGCCCGTGGTCACTCGGTCGCGGCCGAAGCCGTAGGACCCTTCGAACGGCACATACTTTGACCCGCACCACTTTTCCACTCCGACGAACAGATCCACGTCGTCGGCGCCGACCATCGACACGAACAACCGCAACGCCATGGGCCCGGTCAGTTCGGTGTCGGCGGGCACCGTCCACCCGAACCGGACGCCTCCTCGTCGGGTGTGGAAATCCAGAGATCCCTGCGTCGGCCCTGGTTCGGCGGTCAGCCCCTCGGCTCCCAGGTACAGCGGTGTCCACTGTGTGGAGGGCAGTGGCCAGTCGTCCTCGGCGCGCACCTCGACGATCTCGTCTCGGCTGGCCCGCACCTCCACCCGCACCGGCGGTAGCGGCTTCTCGGCGCCGTCGCGCAGATGCCGGTTCAGGAACGCCAGCTGCGCGGCCCGCGCCTCCTCGGAGTAGAACGTCATCCACTTGCCGCCGCGGTGGGTGTACAGGTGTTTGTGGCAGGAGCTGATGTGCTGGAAGCCGCGGATCGACCCGCGGCTGTGTAAGTTGTTGTCCGACAAGCTGCCACAGATCAGTGCGGGCACGTCGATCGCCGTCAGGTCCGGTGTCAACGACTCCCAGAACCCGTCGCGCACCGGATGCTCGGTGTTGCGTTGCGCGATGTCGAAGGTGGCCCGGTTGCCCTTCAGCCCGCGGGCCCACATCGTGACGAATCCGATCTCCTGGATACCGCCGGGGCGAAGCAGATCGCGGTAGGGGTCGGTCATTCCTTCCCAGGGCACGATGGCTCTCAGGTGGGGTGGCCGCTGGGCGGCTGTATTCCATTGTGAGATGGCGAGATACGAAACCCCGAGCATCCCGACCGCGCCGGTGCTCCAGGGCTGGGCGGCGGCCCACTCCACCAGGTCGTAGCCGTCCTGACCCTCCTGGACCGTCAACAATGCACCGGTGCCCTCGGAGGTGCCCGCCCCGCGCAGATCGCAGTTGACCACCGCGAAACCCTTGGCGGTCCACCACGCCGGATCCGGGGCCTCCCACGTGGTCAGTGAGGAGAACCGGACGTGGCCTGGTTGGCGAAGAATGCGGTACTGAAAGGGAATTCGGCCTTTCGCCGGCAACTTGTCCTTGCCGTACGGGTGGGCGCACAAGAGTACCGGGAACGGACCCTCGCCCGTCGGGCGACAGACGTTCACCCGCAGTACCGTCCCATCGCGGGTGGGGACGGCGACGTTGTTGTCGGTGACGACGCAACCCGTGGGCGGCTCGTAGACCTCGACGGTGGGTCGCACCAGCCGGTGCAGACGATGCAGCGCGTAGCGCACGGCACCCGGGCGGCGCCACGGGCGGTCAGGGGCGGCGGCATCGACGGTGGGCATAGTCTCACGCTACGATGAAACAAGTTTCAACGCAACGGGAAATTCGCGCTATGATGCGAGACATGGCGAAGAAGCCGACCACCCCGGGGCCCAGGGATGAACGAGGAGTACTCGCGGCGCGCATCGTCAGTGCCGCCCGCGACGCCTTCGCCGACACCGGCTGGGCAGGCACCACCATCCGCTCGGTGGCACGGGCGGCCGACGTCGACCCCGCGCTGGTCTATCACTACTTCGGGTCCAAGGAAGGGTTGCTGGACGCGGCCACCACGCCGGAGCCCAGGTTCCTCGAACGGGTGGCGGCCACCTGGACGGTGCCCGAACCGGAACTGGGTCGGGCACTGGTGGAAGCGCTACTGGCCAACTGGGCCGACCCCGAGATCGGGCCCTTCCTGAAGGCAATGCTGCAGACCGCCGCCCACGAGCCGAATACCAGGGAGAAGCTGCGCATGGTGGTCGAGCGCAGCCTGATGGGGGTGTCCCAGCTCGGCGCCGACGAACGTGACCGGCTGGTCCGCAGCGGATTGATCTCGTCGCAGCTCATGGGTTTTGCGTTGATGCGCTACGTCTGGAAGATCGAACCCGTCGCGTCCATGTCCGACACCGAGGTGGCGGCGGCCTTGGCTCCCACCCTGCAGCGCTACATCGACGGTGATCTCCGGTGATTCGCTCAGCGTGATTCCAACTCGGTTCAGCCGCATTCGCCGTTGGCGGCGGCCTCCACTGCCATCACCGCACCGGCCTGTTGCGCCTGCGTCAGTGACGCCCACGTAGTGCCGAACGTACCGGGACCAACGGCGCCGGGCGCCTGTAACTGCGCCAAATAGGGCTCGATCAGCAGCAGTCGATCACCCGGTTGAGCATCCATCCACAACTTCGCTGCACGGCAGGCCTGGCCGTACTGCGATTCTTCTGCATCGGCTGGGACGTCGACCGCAGTGGTGACGCCGCCGGGGGACACACCGGGCGGTGCCGCCGACGTCGGACGTTCCGTCGTGGGCGAGTTCGTCGTTGGCACGGGCGGTGGTGGCGATACCGGCTCGGGCGAGCTGCAGCCGGTGACGACGACGGCGGCCGCGGTAGCCCAGTAGAGGCTGCGCATGACCGCCAATCTATGCAACACTGGCGGCGTGATGAAGCGCATCGGCCACCGGGAGTGTTGTCAGGCTCGTTGAGCCAGACCCTGCCCTGCCCGCTTCACCCTTCGGAGTTTCCTTGTCATGACTGCTGTTCTCCCGTCCTTGCGTGCGTCCGACATCCCGTCCGTCTCCGGTCCCACCCGACTGCGCCTGCCGGATCTGCTGCACGCCACCGACCACACCGCCAACGACGTGCTCGACGGCCGCTACGACCACCTGCTGCCCGCCGGCGGCGTGCCCACCGACCGGCGCTGGTTCACCCGGGTGCACGGTGACGACGAGCTCGATATCTGGCTGATCAGCTGGGTTCGCGGCCACGCCACCGAACTGCACGACCATGGCAGCTCACTCGGCGCGCTCACCCTGCTCTCCGGCGCACTCGACGAATTCCGTTGGGACGGAGACCAACTCCGCCGTCGCAGGCTCGAGGCGGGGGACCAGGCGGCGTTTCCGCTGGGTTGGGTGCACGACGTGGTGTGGGCGCCCACCACCCCGGTGACGGTTACCGGACCCACACTCTCGGTGCACGCCTACTCGCCGCCGCTGAGCGCGATGTCCTATTACCAGGTGACGGACCGCAGCACGCTGCGGCGCCAGCGCACCGAACTCACCGACCACCCGGAGAAGGAATGAGCCGCAGTCGTATCGATGCGCTGCTGGATCAGGCCCGCGCCAAGCTGACCCGGCTAGACGCCGCCGATCTGCCCGCCGCACTGGACCGTGGAGCGGTGCTGGTCGACATCCGCCCCGCGGCCCAACGTGCCGCCGAGGGTGGTGTGCCTGCCGCACTGGTCATCGAGCGCAACGTCCTCGAATGGCGGTGTGATCCCACCTCGGACGCCAAGATCCCGGAAGCCACCGGCGACGATGTCGAATGGGTGATCCTGTGCTCCGAGGGGTACACCTCCAGCCTGGCCGCTGCCGCGCTGCAGGACCTCGGGCTGTACAAATCCACCGACGTCATCGGCGGCTATCACGCCCTGGTGGCTGACGGCAGTCTGGTCTGACGCTCAGAAGTCGCCTCAGCCGTCCTGTACCCCACATCGGTCGCAGCATCTGTTTGCGCTGCTTCTCAGCGGGGCTTGGCCGCCCCTCGCTGCGCTCGGGGTTCCGTCCTGCACCCCGCATCGGTCGCAGCATCTGTTTGCGCTGTTTCTCAGCGGGGCTTGGCCGCCCCTCGCTGCGCTCGGGGTTCCGTCCTGCACCCCACATCGGTCGCAGTGCTACTCATCCGAGTGCATCATCGGCCGCAGCTTGGCGGTCTTCTCCGGTGTCCACCCCGGCGGTTGCAACACCGCGGCCCAGCCGTCAACGACGCTCTGCACGTAGCGATGGCCATGGCCGTCGGGCACGTCGACGGCAACTGCCATGTCGGCGGACACCTGCAGGAACGTCACGACCGGAATCCAATGCACGCTGGGCAGCACATCGTAGCCACGAGGCTCCTTGAGCCAATCCGGCTCGGCGAACAGCAGATCCGGGTTCCACCAGGCGATCGGATCCGAGGCGTGCTGGAGATACACCACGCGCGGCGTGCTCCACGGGGCATCCGGCCGGTTGAGATCCTCAGGGCGCGCGGCGAATCGAACGTTGGCGCCGTCGTCATAGATCGGCAGCCATTCCGGCGAACCCGGGTCACGGGTGCGGGTGAGGTCGGTCCACATGGTGTTGTTGAACGTCGGGCCGGAAAACAGGGCACCGTCGGTGCGCGCGATGATGTTGTTCAAGCTCAGGAACGGCGCCTCACCACCAAAGGATCCCAGGCTCTCACCGAACACCACGAGCTTCGGGCGTTCTGCTTCCGGCATCTCCCGGATCAGTTCGTCGACAGCCTCGAACAACGCCTGACCGGCCTGACGGGCATTCTCCTTGTCCACCAGAAAGGACAGCCAGCTCGGCAGGAAGGAGTACTGCATGGACACGATCGCGGTGTCGCCGTTGTACATGTACTCCAACGCCGACGCCTCGGCTTCGTTGATCCAGCCGGTGCCGGTGGTGGTGGCCACCGCCACCACCGCACGGTCGAGCCCGCCGGTGCGCTGGAGTTCTCGGGCCGCCAATTCGGCGGTTTCGTGGATGCCGTCGGCGGAGTTCAACCCCGCGTAGGCGCGGATAGGTTCGGTGGCCGGGGCGCCGTTGAATTCGGTGAGCTGCTCCACCGTCGGTCCGCCACTGACGAACATCCGACCCTGGTGGCCCAGGGAGGACCAGCTGTCCAGCGACTCGGGGCCGCCGGACCTCAACGTGGAGGTAGGCGCCGGGTTGTCCGGGCTCTCCTCGTTGTTGACGGCTTCGAAGGTGTTGTTCAACGTGCTCATCGCGAACCGGACCACGATGCCGTTGAGCAGTGCGATGGTCAGCGACACCAGCAACAGCACCACCACCGTAGCCGAAACCCGCGGTGGGGCAATGCGATTGAGACCCCTCTCGAGGAAACGCACCAGGCGTCTGATCAGCTGACCCATCTCGACGAACAAGAACAACACCACGATCGAGATCACCGCGGTCAACGGATGGTCCAGCCGGTCCAGCCGCGCCACCCCGAACATGTCGCGGACGTCGTCCTGCCAGTGGTGGAACCAGACGATCATCACCACCTGGCCGATGACACCCACCACCAGCAGCGCCAGCCACGCCCACCGAGGCGCTGCGGGACTGGTCTCCTTGGAGCGCATGAACCGCACGAGCCAGACGGCGAACACGCCCAGCCCATAGCCGATGGCACCGCACGCACCGCTGACAATGCCCTGGAACAGCGGACCGCGGGGCAGCAGGGACGGCGTCAGTGACGCCAGATCATCACCAGGCCGCCGGCAGTGCCGAAGAACGTGTAGTGCCTCAGCCACCAAGACTTTTTGCTGACTTCGTGGCCCTGGTGTTCTTCAGGCTTTTCGTCAGCCGCTACGGTCGCTGTCACGCATGGATATTAGCGGTGTGTGAAGTTCGCGGCGCGCTTCTCTGCGAACGCGTTCATGCCTTCGGTCTGATCCTCGGTGGCGAATGCCGAATGGAACAGCCGCCGTTCGAAGAGGATGCCTTCGGCCAGGGTGACCTCGAAGGAGCGGTTGACCGCTTCTTTGGCCAGCTGCGCCGCGGGCAGCGACATCTGGGAGATGGTGGTGGCCACCGCCTTGGCCTCGGTCAGTAGATCGGCTGCGGGCACCACGCGGGACACCAGCCCGGCGCGGTCGGCTTCTTCGGCTCCGATGGTCCGCCCGGTCAAGATCAGGTCCATGGCCTTCGCCTTGCCGATGGCCCGGGTCAGCCGCTGGCTGCCGCCCATCCCGGGCAGTACTCCCAGCTTGATCTCCGGCTGGCCGAATTTTGCGGTGTCGGAGGCGATCAGGATGTCGCACATCATCGCCAGTTCGCACCCGCCGCCCAGCGCGTATCCGGAAACCGCGGCGATGGTGGGGGTGCGGACTGCGGCGAACTTCGCCCAGCCGGCGAAGAAGTCCGAGCCGAACATCTCGCCGAAGGACTTGTCGGCCATCTCCTTGATGTCGGCACCTGCTGCGAAGGCCTTCTCGCTGCCCGTGACGATGATGGCGCCGATACCTTCGTCGCTGTCCAGTTCGGCTGCGGCGGTGGTGACTTCGTCCATCACCTGGGTGTTGAGGGCGTTGAGGGCCTTGGGCCGATTCAACGTGATGGTGGCGACGCGCTCGTCACGGTCGACGAGGATGGTCTGATAAGTCATGACTCTCCTAGAAACTCAGGTCGGGATCGGCGGGCAGGAAGTAGGCGGCGATGTCCGCTTCGGTGACGTCGGCGAACGACGCGGGTGACCACTGCGGGTTGCGGTCCTTGTCCACCAGTTGGGCGCGGATGCCTTCGACAAAATCGTGGGACCGCAGCGACGCGCAGGACACGCGGTACTCCTGGACGAGGGCGTCCTCCAGCGTTTCGTGATCAGCGGCCAGACGGATCGCTTCACGGGTGACGGACACGGCGATGGGTGACCGCCCGCCGATGACGTCGGCGGCTTTCCTGGCTTCTTCGGCGCTGTGCCCGCGCAGGGCGGACAGGATGTCCGGCAAGGACAACGGGGCGGCCGCTGTGCCGAAGCATTCGTCGATCCAGTGCCGTTGTGCGGCAAGCGTGCTGGGTGGGGGCTGCACGGCGTGCTTGGCCAACGCGGCCTCGACGCCATCACTTGCGATGGCGGCCTTGAAGGCCGGGAGTGCGTCGTGCGGCACGAAGTGGTCGGCGAATCCCAGCTCGATGGCGTCGGCTCCGGAGAAGGTCGACCCCGTCAACGCGGCGTAGAGACCCACACCGCCGGGAGCCTGCGCCAGGACGTAGGTGCCGCCGACATCGGGGATGAAGCCGATGCCGACCTCGGGCATGGCGAGCTTGGTGGTGTCGGTGACCACGCGGACACTGCCGTGCACGCTCACACCGACTCCGCCGCCCATCACGATGCCGTCCATCACCGCCACGTAGGGCTTGCGATAGCGGCCGATCAGACCGTTGACGGTGTACTCGTCGTAGAAGAACTTGCGGGCCTCGGCGCCGCCGTCGAGCGCGCTGGTGCGTAGCGCCACCACGTCGCCACCGGCGCACAGGCCACGTTCGCCGGCACCGTCGAGCACCACGGTCTCGATCGCCGGGTCGTCCTGCCAGGCCGTCAGGACGCCGGTGAGTGCGTCGATCATGGTCTGGTTCAGCGAGTTGAGGGCCTTGGGCCGGTTCAGCGTCACATAGCCGACGCTGCCTTCGGTCCGGGTGAGGATCTCATCGCTGTTCAGCTTTTCGTCGGTCACGGTTCTACGGCCATCCCATCCGTCGCAGCTGGTTCAGATAGTAGGACATCCTAGTAACCCGACTCACATCACCGCGTCCGGTACCCCGCAGGTAACGTACGCCTGGGGAAAACGCCAAGAAATCGACCCGGTCGGTGGGAACCGATGGCAGGTTTCTGTTCGTTGAGCCAGTGTTCGTGTAAGACTTCCAGGGACCTCACAGGAAAGGAATCGACGGTGCGGGAATCCAGCAATCCGGTATTCCGCTCGCTGCCGAAGCAGCAGGGCGGTTACGCGACTTTTGGCTCCGGTGCTGCCGGCGCCGCGACCGCGCAGGCAGATCAGGCCTATGCGCCCTATCAGGTGCCGCCTCAGACGGGTGTCTCGCGGCCCCTGACCATCGACGACGTTGTGACCAAGACCGGCATCACGCTGGTCGTGCTCTCCGCCGTCGCCGCGGTCTCGTACTTCATGGTCGGTTCCAACCCTGGCCTGGCCATGCCGTTCACCCTCGTGGGCGGCCTCGGCGGCCTGGTGCTGGTGCTGATCGCGACCTTCGGTCGCAAGCAGGACAACCCGGCCATCGTGCTGAGCTACGCAGTGCTCGAGGGCCTGTTCCTCGGCGCCGTGTCGTTCCTGCTGACCTTCAACATCCAGGGTGCCAGCGCCGGTGCGTTGATCTCCCAGGCTGTGCTGGGCACCTTCGGCGTGTTCTTCGGCATGCTGGTCGTCTACAAGACCGGCGCCATCCGCGTCACCCCGAAGTTCACCCGCATGCTGGTCGCCGGCATGATCGGTGTGCTGGTCCTGGCGCTGGGCAACTTCGTCTTCGCGATGTTCACCGACGGTGCGGGCCCGCTGCGTGACGGTGGCCCCATCGCGATCATCTTCTCGCTGGTGTGCATCGGTCTGGCAGCGTTCAGCTTCCTGCTCGACTTCGACGCCGCCGACCAGATGATTCGTGCCGGCGCGCCGGAGAAGGCGGCCTGGGGCGTTGCCCTCGGTCTGACCGTCACCCTGGTGTGGCTGTACATCGAGATCCTGCGTCTGCTCAGCTACTTCCAGAACGACTAGTCCTCACGCAGAAAGGGCGCCCACTGCACGTGGTGGGCGCCCTTTTGTTGTCCTGGTGGCCTACCCGGCCCGCACAACCACCCGGCCTGCGGCCTCCACGGCATTGCGCCGCGCCACGTCGACATCGGCGTCATGGGCCAACGCGACACCCATCCGGCGTTGTGCGAAGCTCTCGGGTTTACCGAACAACCGAATATCCGTGTGCGGCACGCTCAAGGCATTCTCGACCCCCTCGAACACCACGCCGGTGGCGTCGACGCCCCCGTAGATCACCGCGCTGGCGCCGGGTGTCTTCATCGTCGTGTCGACGGGCAAGCCGAGGATGGCGCGGGCATGCAGCTCGAACTCGTTCTGCCACTGCGTGATCATCGTCACCATGCCGGTGTCGTGGGGGCGGGGGCTGACCTCGCTGAACCACACCTGGTCACCCTTGACGAACAGCTCCACGCCGAAGATGCCCTGCCCGCCGAGATTCGCGGTCACCGTGCCCGCGATCTCCTGGGCACGGGCCAGCGCCACCGCGGACATCGGGTGCGGCTGCCAGCTCTCCACGTAGTCGCCGCCGACCTGCTTGTGCCCGATTGGCTCACAGAACTGGGTCTCCACCTGGCCCGACGGACCCAGCGCTCGCACCGTCAACAGCGTTATCTCGTAATCGAAGTCGATGAAGCCCTCGACGATGACCCGGCCGCCGGAGACCCGACCGCCGGACATCGCGTAGTCCCATGCAGCCGGCACGTCATCCGGCCCGTCGATCTTCGACTGGCCCTTTCCGGAGCTGCTCATCACCGGCTTCACCACACACGGGTAGCCGATTCCTCCGTCGATGGCCGCCTGCAGTTCCGCCGGCGAATCGCAGAACTGGTACGGGCTGGTCGGCTGGCCCAGTGTCTCGGCGGCCAGCCGCCGAATGCCCTCACGGTTCATGGTCAGCCGCGCTGCCCGCGCCGTCGGGATCACCTGAACTACCCCCTCGGACTCCAACGCCTCCAGCATCGGCGTGGCGATGGCCTCGATCTCCGGCACCACCAGGTCCGGCTTCTCGGCCTCGATCAGAGCGCGCAACTGGTCCGGATCGGTCATCACGATGGTGTGCGCGTGATGCGCGACCTGATGTCCCGGTGCGTTCGGATAGCGGTCGACGGCGATGGTTTCGACGCCCAGCCGTTGCAGTGCGATCAGCACCTCACGGCCGAGCTCGCCGGAGCCGAGCAGCATCACCCGGGTGGCGTTGGGGGAGAGGGGTGTTCCGATTGTGGTCATCGGGACGGGATTCTAGGCGCCCGCGCGTTGGAGAAACTCAGGAGAGACGCTCCAGCACCATCGCCATACCCTGCCCGCCGCCGACACACATGGTCTCCAAGCCGAACGTCTTGTCGTAGGTGGTGAGGTTGTTGATCAGCGTGGTGGTGATGCGGGCGCCGGTCATGCCGAACGGGTGTCCCAGGGCGATGGCGCCGCCGGAGACGTTCAAACGGTCCTCGTCCATGCCGAGTTCACGCGCCGAGCCCAGCACCTGGACGGCGAAGGCCTCGTTGATCTCGTAGAGATCGATGTCGCTCAACGCCATCCCGGCATTACCCAGCGCCTTCTTGACGGCCTCGATGGGGCCCAGACCCATGATCTCCGGCGACAGGCCGGACACCCCGGTGGACACCACGCGCGCCAGCGGGGTCAGCCCCAGTTCCTTGGCGCGGGTGTCGCTCATGATCACCAGTGCCGCGGCCCCGTCGTTCAGCGGGCAGGCGTTGCCGGCGGTGATGGTGCCGTTGGGGCGGAAGACGGGCTTGAGCTGGCTGATCTTCTCGTAGGTGGTGCCTGCGCGGGGGCCGTCATCGGTGGAGACGACCGTGCCGTCGGGCAGGGTGACGGGGACGATCTCACGCTCGAAGAAACCGCTCTTGATGGCTTCCTCGGCCTTGTTCTGTGACCGCACGCCCCAGTGGTCCTGGTCTTCACGGGTGATGCCGGTGAAGTTGGCGACGTTCTCGGCGGTTTGGCCCATGGCGATGTAGACGTCGGGAACCAGCCCGTCGCTGCGCGGGTCGTGCCATTCCTCGGCGCCGGCGGCCTGCTCGGCGGTGCGCTCCTGGGCCTCGGCGAACATCGGGTTCTTGCTGTTGGGCGCGCCGTCGGCCGCGCCGACACCGAAGCGCGAAACAGCCTCCACACCGGCGGAGATGAACACGTCACCTTCGCCGGCCTTGATGGCGTGGAAGGCCATGCGGGTGGTCTGCAGCGACGACGAGCAGTAGCGATTGACGGTGGTGCCGGGCAGGAAGTCGTAGCCGAGTTCGACGGCCACCGCGCGGCCGATGTTGTAGCCGGCCTCACCGGCCGGCTGGGCGCAGCCCATGATCAGGTCGTCGATGTCGCGCGGGTCCAGCGCAGGTACCTTGTCCAAGACCGCGCGCACCATCTGGGCGGCCAGGTCGTCGGTGCGCATGGTGGCCAGCGACCCCTTCACGGCGCGGCCGATGGGTGAGCGGGCGGTGGCGACGATGACGGCTTCAGGCATTGGGGCCTCCTTGAGCAAGTGCTTGGTTGCTTTCCACGCTAACCTGCGGTGACCACCACCGGCGCGGGCACCCCGGTGGTGCGCCCCGGCCATACCCGGGCGAGCATCCTCAAACGGGTAGCCAGCGACCGATTCTCGGCGCCGCGCGACTCCCAGGGCAGTTCGCCGGTCCACTCGCCCAGCGCATAACAGAGGGCAGGTAACAACTGCTGGGCAGCCAGGTCGTAGCCCGCGGCAGACGGATGGAAGTGGTCTTCGGAGAACAACACCTCCGGTGCCTGCAGGAACTCCGGCGCCAACAGATCGGCCAAGGGAACCGGCAAACCGCCGGAGGCGCGCACCGCGGCGGCCTGGCGGCGGGCCAGGCGCAGGCCCAGCATCCGGGTGATTCCCCGCAGCGGCTGCGGGATGGCAGTGACCACGCCGAAGTCGGGACAGGTTCCCACGACCACCACCGCGCCACTGTCGCGAAGGCGCCGGACGGCGTCTCCCAAGCGCCGCGCCGAGGCGGCGATGCCGTTGACGGCGGTGATGTCGTTGGCGCCGATCATGATCACCGCGGCATCCGGCGGGGGACCGGCTACGAACATCGCATCCACTTGACCGGACAGCCCCTTGGATGTCGCGCCGACAATGGCTTTGGTGCTCAAGCGAATTCGCTGACCGGTCTGCTCGGCCACCCCGCGGGCGAGCCGCACCCCCGGCACCTCGTCGGGCAGTTTGCAGCCGTACCCGG
Coding sequences within:
- a CDS encoding VOC family protein, which gives rise to MIGKVRSVVLDCKSPRLLAAFYAEVLGGAVEISDETWVVLNTPDGLRLAFQLAPEHEPPVFPDRRGTQQFHLDIEVRDVEEAQAKVLALGHLG
- a CDS encoding CocE/NonD family hydrolase, translating into MPTVDAAAPDRPWRRPGAVRYALHRLHRLVRPTVEVYEPPTGCVVTDNNVAVPTRDGTVLRVNVCRPTGEGPFPVLLCAHPYGKDKLPAKGRIPFQYRILRQPGHVRFSSLTTWEAPDPAWWTAKGFAVVNCDLRGAGTSEGTGALLTVQEGQDGYDLVEWAAAQPWSTGAVGMLGVSYLAISQWNTAAQRPPHLRAIVPWEGMTDPYRDLLRPGGIQEIGFVTMWARGLKGNRATFDIAQRNTEHPVRDGFWESLTPDLTAIDVPALICGSLSDNNLHSRGSIRGFQHISSCHKHLYTHRGGKWMTFYSEEARAAQLAFLNRHLRDGAEKPLPPVRVEVRASRDEIVEVRAEDDWPLPSTQWTPLYLGAEGLTAEPGPTQGSLDFHTRRGGVRFGWTVPADTELTGPMALRLFVSMVGADDVDLFVGVEKWCGSKYVPFEGSYGFGRDRVTTGWLKASMRTLDTEASTPSEPVPSYQTPKPLQPGEVVQVDIALGPSSTLFRAGDQLRVVVAGRWLWPVNPLTGQLPARYARGPRGTCTLHWGQNRQPRLLLPVIKG
- a CDS encoding TetR/AcrR family transcriptional regulator, whose amino-acid sequence is MAKKPTTPGPRDERGVLAARIVSAARDAFADTGWAGTTIRSVARAADVDPALVYHYFGSKEGLLDAATTPEPRFLERVAATWTVPEPELGRALVEALLANWADPEIGPFLKAMLQTAAHEPNTREKLRMVVERSLMGVSQLGADERDRLVRSGLISSQLMGFALMRYVWKIEPVASMSDTEVAAALAPTLQRYIDGDLR
- the lpqV gene encoding lipoprotein LpqV; its protein translation is MRSLYWATAAAVVVTGCSSPEPVSPPPPVPTTNSPTTERPTSAAPPGVSPGGVTTAVDVPADAEESQYGQACRAAKLWMDAQPGDRLLLIEPYLAQLQAPGAVGPGTFGTTWASLTQAQQAGAVMAVEAAANGECG
- a CDS encoding cysteine dioxygenase; its protein translation is MTAVLPSLRASDIPSVSGPTRLRLPDLLHATDHTANDVLDGRYDHLLPAGGVPTDRRWFTRVHGDDELDIWLISWVRGHATELHDHGSSLGALTLLSGALDEFRWDGDQLRRRRLEAGDQAAFPLGWVHDVVWAPTTPVTVTGPTLSVHAYSPPLSAMSYYQVTDRSTLRRQRTELTDHPEKE
- a CDS encoding rhodanese-like domain-containing protein; the protein is MSRSRIDALLDQARAKLTRLDAADLPAALDRGAVLVDIRPAAQRAAEGGVPAALVIERNVLEWRCDPTSDAKIPEATGDDVEWVILCSEGYTSSLAAAALQDLGLYKSTDVIGGYHALVADGSLV
- a CDS encoding enoyl-CoA hydratase — encoded protein: MTYQTILVDRDERVATITLNRPKALNALNTQVMDEVTTAAAELDSDEGIGAIIVTGSEKAFAAGADIKEMADKSFGEMFGSDFFAGWAKFAAVRTPTIAAVSGYALGGGCELAMMCDILIASDTAKFGQPEIKLGVLPGMGGSQRLTRAIGKAKAMDLILTGRTIGAEEADRAGLVSRVVPAADLLTEAKAVATTISQMSLPAAQLAKEAVNRSFEVTLAEGILFERRLFHSAFATEDQTEGMNAFAEKRAANFTHR
- a CDS encoding enoyl-CoA hydratase/isomerase family protein, producing the protein MTDEKLNSDEILTRTEGSVGYVTLNRPKALNSLNQTMIDALTGVLTAWQDDPAIETVVLDGAGERGLCAGGDVVALRTSALDGGAEARKFFYDEYTVNGLIGRYRKPYVAVMDGIVMGGGVGVSVHGSVRVVTDTTKLAMPEVGIGFIPDVGGTYVLAQAPGGVGLYAALTGSTFSGADAIELGFADHFVPHDALPAFKAAIASDGVEAALAKHAVQPPPSTLAAQRHWIDECFGTAAAPLSLPDILSALRGHSAEEARKAADVIGGRSPIAVSVTREAIRLAADHETLEDALVQEYRVSCASLRSHDFVEGIRAQLVDKDRNPQWSPASFADVTEADIAAYFLPADPDLSF
- a CDS encoding Bax inhibitor-1/YccA family protein; protein product: MRESSNPVFRSLPKQQGGYATFGSGAAGAATAQADQAYAPYQVPPQTGVSRPLTIDDVVTKTGITLVVLSAVAAVSYFMVGSNPGLAMPFTLVGGLGGLVLVLIATFGRKQDNPAIVLSYAVLEGLFLGAVSFLLTFNIQGASAGALISQAVLGTFGVFFGMLVVYKTGAIRVTPKFTRMLVAGMIGVLVLALGNFVFAMFTDGAGPLRDGGPIAIIFSLVCIGLAAFSFLLDFDAADQMIRAGAPEKAAWGVALGLTVTLVWLYIEILRLLSYFQND
- the purT gene encoding formate-dependent phosphoribosylglycinamide formyltransferase; the protein is MTTIGTPLSPNATRVMLLGSGELGREVLIALQRLGVETIAVDRYPNAPGHQVAHHAHTIVMTDPDQLRALIEAEKPDLVVPEIEAIATPMLEALESEGVVQVIPTARAARLTMNREGIRRLAAETLGQPTSPYQFCDSPAELQAAIDGGIGYPCVVKPVMSSSGKGQSKIDGPDDVPAAWDYAMSGGRVSGGRVIVEGFIDFDYEITLLTVRALGPSGQVETQFCEPIGHKQVGGDYVESWQPHPMSAVALARAQEIAGTVTANLGGQGIFGVELFVKGDQVWFSEVSPRPHDTGMVTMITQWQNEFELHARAILGLPVDTTMKTPGASAVIYGGVDATGVVFEGVENALSVPHTDIRLFGKPESFAQRRMGVALAHDADVDVARRNAVEAAGRVVVRAG